The following nucleotide sequence is from Streptomyces leeuwenhoekii.
GATCGAGCACGCCATGGACGGCCTGCTGCGGGAGATCTCCCTGGACCACGCCAACGGCCTGCTGGGCAAGACCTGCATCCACCCCTCCCACGTGCTGCCCGTGCACGCGCTGTCCGTGGTCAGCCACGAGGAGTTCAGCGACGCCCAGGACATCCTCAAGCCCGAGCGCTGCGGCGGGGGTGTGCTGAGGTCGGCGTACACGAACAAGATGAACGAGGTGAAACCGCACCGCGCCTGGGCGGAGCGGACGCTGCTGCGCGCCGAGGTCTTCGGCGTGGCCAACGAGGACATCGGCTTCGTGGAGCTGCTCGCCGCGGGCCTGTCCGACTGAGCACAAGGAATTCATGAACGACGCAGTGGGCGCAGTGGGCGCGGTGGACGACGGGAGACGCGGAAGCATGGACGAGGAGGCGCGCGCCGGGCGGCGCGGCGAGGTGTGGACCGGGAGCTGGGTCGCCGAGCGGCTCGGTGTGGAGCTGACCGGCGACGAGGGGCTCACCGACCTGCTGGGGCTCGCCCTGCGCCGCAACCCCAAGCGGGCCCACCTGCTCGTCTCCAACGTGCTGGGCAAACACGTCCCGCAGTCCCCGTCCGTGGTCTACGGCCACGGCTTCGCCCTCGGGCGGCGCGTACGCGAGCTGCTGGGCGCCGAGGAAGCCGGCACGGCCGTCGTCCTCGGCTACGCGGAGACCGCCACCGGCCTCGGCCACTCGGTCGCCGACGGCCTGGGCACCGCCCCCTGCCTGCACTCCACCCGCCGTCCGGTCGCCGGGGTCGCCCGGGCGGGCGGCTTCGAGGAGTCCCACTCCCACGCGACCTCCCATCTGCTGCTGCCCGAGGACCCGGCGCTGCTGGCCGGCCCCGGGCCGCTGGTCCTGGTCGACGACGAGTTCTCCACGGGCAACACGGTGCTCAACACCATCCGCGCCCTCCACGAGCGGTACCCCCGCAAGCGGTACGTCGTGGTGGCCCTGGTGGACATGCGCTCGCCCGCCGACACCGGCCGCCTGGGCGACTTCGCCCGCGAGATCGGCGCCCGGGTGGACCTGGTCACGTCCGCCTCCGGCATGGTCCGTCTGCCCGCGGACGTGCTGGCCGCGGGACAGCGGCTGGTGGCCCGGCACGAGCCGGCCACGCCCGGGACGCGGCACGGCGCCGGAGCTCCGGCCGGCCCGGCCGCCCGGCCCGTCCCCCGCATCGACCTGCGCTGGCCCCCGGGACTGCCCGACGGCGGGCGCCACGGGTTCACCCCCGCCCACCGGGCGCGGCTGGAGAGCGCCCTGCCCGCCATGGCCGCCCGTATCGCCGACGCCCTGCCCGACGGCGCCCGCCGGGTCCTCGTCCTCGGGTGCGAGGAGCTGATGTACGCGCCGCTGCGGCTCGCCTGCGAGCTGGAGCGGACCGTCGGCGCCGAGGTGCGCTACTCCACCACCACCCGCTCGCCCGTCCTCGCCGTGGACGATCCCGGCTACGCGATACGCACCCGCCTGGTCTTCCCCGCCCACGACGACCCAGCCGACGGTCCCGGCGAGCGCTACGCCTACAACGTGGCGGGCGCCGGCTTCGACGCCGTCGTCGCCGTCGTCGACTCGGCCGCCGACACGCCCGCTCTGCACGCGCCCGACGGCCTGCTGGCCCAGCTCGCCGCCCACGTCCCGCACGTCGGGCTCGCGGTCGTGCCCTCGTACGTCCCCGCGCCCCCGCACGCGCCCGAAAGGCCCACCATGCTGCCCGAGCCCCTCCGCGGCCCCGCCTTCTCCTCGTACGCGCCCGACGAGGTCGGCTGGCTGCTCCAGGACCTCTCGGACGTGACCCTGGAGGCGCCGACCGAGGAGCGCGAGGAGGCCATCCAGAGCGGCGGCGCGCACTACGCGGAGTCCCTGCCGGTGGAGTACCAGCCGAGCGAGCAGTACCAGGAACTCTTCCACGCGGCGCTGCGGGAGTCCGCCACACGGCTCGCGCAGGCCGTCGGCACCGTCACCGAGATCGTGCTCGCCGAGCGGTCCCCCCGCCCCGTCCTGGTCTCCCTCGCCCGCGCCGGCACCCCCGTCGGCATCCTGATGCGCCGCTGGGCGCGGTTCCGCCACGGCCTCGACCTCCCTCACTACGCCGTGTCGATCGTCCGCGGGCGCGGCATCGACGCCAACGCGCTGCGCTGGCTGGCCGACCGCCACGACCCCGCCGACGTCGTCTTCGTCGACGGCTGGACCGGCAAGGGCGCCATCACCCGGGAACTCGCCGCCGCACTGCGCGACTTCGAGACCTCGGACGGCGTCACCGGATTCAGCCCCGAGATCGCCGTCCTGGCCGACCCCGGTTCCTGCGTGCGCACCTACGGCACCCGCGAGGACTTCCTCATCCCCTCCGCGTGCCTCAACTCCACCGTCTCGGGCCTGATATCCCGCACCGTGCTCCGCGCCGACCTCGTCGGCCCGCACGACTTCCACGGCGCGAAGTTCTACCGCGAACTCGCCGGCGCCGATCTGTCGGTGGCCTTCCTCGACGCCGTCTCCGCACGCTTCACCGAGGTCGCGGACACCGTCGCCACCCGGGCCGGGGAACTGCTCGGCGCCGACCGGGAACCCACCTGGGCGGGCTGGGCCGCGGTGGAACGCATCAGCGAGGAGTACGGCATCCCCGACGTCAATCTCGTCAAGCCGGGCGTCGGCGAGACCACCCGGGTGCTGCTGCGGCGGGTGCCGTGGAAGATCCTGGCGCGGGCCGGGGCCGGCAGCGACCTGGACCACGTGCGTCTGCTGGCCGACCAGCGGGGCGTGCCCGTGGAAGAGGTCGCCGACCTGCCCTACACCTGCGTCGGCCTGATCCACCCCCAGTACACGCGCGGGGCGACCGGCGCCGACGGCAAGGCGGTGACCGCCTGATGCCAGTGCTCGTCGCCAGCGATCTCGACCGCACGCTCATCTACTCCGCCGCCGCCCTGGCGCTGACCGTGCCCGACGAGCGGGCGCCCCGGCTGCTGTGCGTGGAGGTGTACGACGGCAAGCCGCTGTCGTACCTGACCGAGACCGCCGCCCGGCTCCTGGCCGAACTCGGCGACACGGCCGTCTTCGTCCCCACCACGACCCGTACGCGCGAGCAGTACCGGCGCATCACCCTGCCCGGCCCCGCGCCGGCGTACGCGATCTGCGCCAACGGCGGCCACCTCCTGGTGGACGGGGTCGCCGACGCCGACTGGCACGCGCGGGTGACCGCCCGGCTGGCCGACGAGTGCGCCCCGCTGGCCGAGGTGAGCGAGCACCTCAGGTCCGCCGCCGACCCGGTGTGGGTGCGCAAGCACCGGATCGCCGAGGACCTCTTCGCCTACCTCGTCGTCGAACGCGAACTGCTGCCCCTGGACTGGGTGAAGGAACTCGCCGTGTGGGCCGAGAACCGCGGCTGGACCGTGTCCCTCCAGGGCCGCAAGATCTACGCCGTCCCCAAGCCGCTCACCAAGAGCGCCGCCGTCCGGGAGGTCGCCCGCCGCACCGGCGCCGACCTCACCCTCGCGGCCGGTGACTCCCTCCTCGACGCCGACCTGCTGCTCGCCGCCGACCGGGGCTGGCGCCCCGGCCACGGCGAGCTGGCCGACACCGGCTGGACGGCACCGACGATCAGCGCCTTGCCCGAGCGGGGGGTATGGGCCGGGGAGCGGATTCTGCGCGAGTTCCTGCGGGCGGCTCGCCCGGCCGGGTGACCTCCGCCGGGCCGGGGGCGTCCTCCGCGGTCGGCCCGTCCTCGGGCCGCCCGCGCCCGCCCCGCCTGCGCCGCCCGGCCCCCGGCCGCAGCAGACGCATGCAGACGAAGACCAGCACCGCCAGCAACGCGACCGCGAGGACCACCTTGGAGTACGCGGAGACCACGTGCGTGACCTGGGACCAGTTGTCCCCCAGCGCGTATCCGGCGAGCACGAACGCGGTGTTCCACAGCGCGCTGCCGAGCGTGGTCAGGGCCAGGAAGACGGGCAGCCGCATCCGCTCGACACCGGCCGGCACGGAGATCAGGCTCCGGAAGATCGGGATCATCCGGCCGAAGAACACCGCCTTGGTGCCGTGCCGGAGGAACCACGCCTCCGTCTTCTCTATGTCCGCCACCTTCACCAGAGGCAGCCGTCCCGCTATCGCCACCGTCCGGTCACGGCCCAGCAGCGCCCCGATCCCGTACAGGGCGAGCGCGCCGATCACCGAACCCGCCGTCGTCCACAGCAGGACGGCCAACAGGTCCATCCGGCCGGAGCTCGCGGCGAACCCGGCGAGCGGCAGGATCACTTCGCTCGGCAGGGGAGGGAAGAGGTTCTCCAGGGCGATGGCGATGCCGGCGCCCGGCGCGCCCAGCGCGTCCATGAGGTCGTTGATCCACTGCGGTGCGGCCCCGCTGTCCGCGGCCGTCTGCGCTGCGATGGCTGTCATGCCGACCACGCTAGAAAATCGTGGCTGAAGGGACCCTGAGGAAGACCGCACGATCCGCTGCGGCGAACCGCAGCCGGACATTGCGGTTTTCCGCAGTGCGCAACGGGCCCGCCCACGACTAGCCTCGCGATCATGCGAGACATGGCGCGACGCGGAGTGCGGTACGGGGTGGGCCTGATGACGGGAGCCGCCACGGCCGCCATCGAGCTGCCCTTCGCCGTCCTGGCGGGTGCGGCCCTGCTGCCGGTGGCCGCCTGGCCGGCCGGACGCCGTGCCGTGCTCCGCCCGGTCCTCGTGTGCGCGCGGAGACTGGCGGAAATGGAGCGGGCCCGGCTGCGGATCTGGCTGGGCGTCCGCGTCCCGCCCCCGCACGAGGACCTGCGGGCCCTGCGGTACGTGGCGGGCCGGTGGGCCCTGGGCCTGCTGGGCGGGGTCGTGATGCTGTCGGCGGCGATCGGCCTCGGGTACGGCCTGTTCTGGCTGTACGGCTGGATCCTGGTGGACGGCATACGCGACCCCGGCTCCATCGCCCTGAGCAGCTTCGGCGGGTTCTTCCTGCTCTTCCTCGCGGTGCAGGGGATATTCGGCGTCGCCGGGCTGGAGGGGCAGTGGGCGCGGCAGTGCTTCGGGCCCCGCCACCAGGAGGAGCTGGAGCGGCGCATCGCCGAACTGTCCGCCAGCCGCGCCGCGGTCGTCGACGCGGTGCACGACGAGCGCCGC
It contains:
- a CDS encoding sensor histidine kinase, with the protein product MRDMARRGVRYGVGLMTGAATAAIELPFAVLAGAALLPVAAWPAGRRAVLRPVLVCARRLAEMERARLRIWLGVRVPPPHEDLRALRYVAGRWALGLLGGVVMLSAAIGLGYGLFWLYGWILVDGIRDPGSIALSSFGGFFLLFLAVQGIFGVAGLEGQWARQCFGPRHQEELERRIAELSASRAAVVDAVHDERRRIERDLHDGVQQRLVALGMLLGRARRSQDAARRDRLLGQAHEESRRALDELREVAWRIYPTTLDEAGLRAALETVAERASVPVRVEYHLTEEPERAVATVAYFVVCEAVTNAVKHAAPSRITVAVGGAEEGMVHVAIQDDGCGGANASGSGLFGLARRVAALDGLLTVISPPGGPTVVSAELPCA
- a CDS encoding phosphoribosyltransferase, whose translation is MDEEARAGRRGEVWTGSWVAERLGVELTGDEGLTDLLGLALRRNPKRAHLLVSNVLGKHVPQSPSVVYGHGFALGRRVRELLGAEEAGTAVVLGYAETATGLGHSVADGLGTAPCLHSTRRPVAGVARAGGFEESHSHATSHLLLPEDPALLAGPGPLVLVDDEFSTGNTVLNTIRALHERYPRKRYVVVALVDMRSPADTGRLGDFAREIGARVDLVTSASGMVRLPADVLAAGQRLVARHEPATPGTRHGAGAPAGPAARPVPRIDLRWPPGLPDGGRHGFTPAHRARLESALPAMAARIADALPDGARRVLVLGCEELMYAPLRLACELERTVGAEVRYSTTTRSPVLAVDDPGYAIRTRLVFPAHDDPADGPGERYAYNVAGAGFDAVVAVVDSAADTPALHAPDGLLAQLAAHVPHVGLAVVPSYVPAPPHAPERPTMLPEPLRGPAFSSYAPDEVGWLLQDLSDVTLEAPTEEREEAIQSGGAHYAESLPVEYQPSEQYQELFHAALRESATRLAQAVGTVTEIVLAERSPRPVLVSLARAGTPVGILMRRWARFRHGLDLPHYAVSIVRGRGIDANALRWLADRHDPADVVFVDGWTGKGAITRELAAALRDFETSDGVTGFSPEIAVLADPGSCVRTYGTREDFLIPSACLNSTVSGLISRTVLRADLVGPHDFHGAKFYRELAGADLSVAFLDAVSARFTEVADTVATRAGELLGADREPTWAGWAAVERISEEYGIPDVNLVKPGVGETTRVLLRRVPWKILARAGAGSDLDHVRLLADQRGVPVEEVADLPYTCVGLIHPQYTRGATGADGKAVTA
- a CDS encoding DedA family protein; its protein translation is MTAIAAQTAADSGAAPQWINDLMDALGAPGAGIAIALENLFPPLPSEVILPLAGFAASSGRMDLLAVLLWTTAGSVIGALALYGIGALLGRDRTVAIAGRLPLVKVADIEKTEAWFLRHGTKAVFFGRMIPIFRSLISVPAGVERMRLPVFLALTTLGSALWNTAFVLAGYALGDNWSQVTHVVSAYSKVVLAVALLAVLVFVCMRLLRPGAGRRRRGGRGRPEDGPTAEDAPGPAEVTRPGEPPAGTRAESAPRPIPPARARR